One genomic segment of Hymenobacter psoromatis includes these proteins:
- a CDS encoding sulfite oxidase-like oxidoreductase, translating to MAGFFTNKGFQPKRQSSHPLPPGQYETTDFPVLTAGPTPRITLSQWEFRLEGLVAEPVKWSWAEFNQLPMQDFNPDIHCVTKWSKFDTHWRGVSVDTLLEHVRLKPEAQFVTEFSYGGYTTNVPLADLRGGRAFVGVQFEGQPLAAEHGGPARLVVPHLYFWKSAKWVQGLRFTAADEPGFWERGGYSMYGDPWKEQRYRDDDEPAASRL from the coding sequence ATGGCTGGTTTCTTCACCAATAAGGGCTTTCAGCCCAAGCGCCAGAGTAGCCACCCGCTACCGCCGGGCCAGTACGAAACCACCGATTTTCCGGTGCTCACGGCTGGCCCTACCCCCCGCATTACGCTCAGCCAGTGGGAGTTTAGGCTCGAAGGGCTGGTGGCAGAGCCCGTGAAGTGGAGTTGGGCCGAGTTCAACCAACTGCCCATGCAGGACTTCAACCCCGACATTCACTGCGTCACGAAGTGGTCGAAGTTCGACACCCACTGGCGCGGCGTGAGCGTGGACACGCTGCTGGAGCACGTCCGGCTCAAGCCCGAAGCGCAGTTCGTGACCGAGTTCAGCTACGGCGGCTACACCACCAACGTGCCGCTGGCCGACCTGCGGGGGGGTAGGGCCTTCGTGGGCGTGCAGTTTGAGGGCCAGCCGCTGGCCGCCGAGCACGGCGGCCCGGCCCGGCTGGTGGTGCCGCACCTCTACTTCTGGAAAAGCGCCAAGTGGGTGCAGGGCCTACGCTTCACCGCCGCCGATGAGCCCGGCTTCTGGGAGCGCGGCGGCTACAGCATGTACGGCGACCCTTGGAAAGAGCAGCGTTACCGCGACGACGACGAGCCCGCGGCCAGCCGGCTATGA
- a CDS encoding FAD-dependent oxidoreductase → MPVETNLAATADLPEGALKTFPTPPDGSQVLLTRQQGQVYAFAPNCPHYGAPLEKGKVVSGKLICPWHHACFRLNSGHLCEPPALDDLPAYPVREAEGRILVQVPPSPLASTDKPDATSTAELGGTPPPTAQVPTDTRTFVIVGGGAAGEYAAQTLRREGFAGRIVVVSADAEAPYDRTKLSKAYLAGKAKPAGLPLREKAFYVAQKIELLTGTRATGLDVKKQEISLEGQPALRYDQLLLALGGTPNLLPKLPGHDLKGVLPLRTQADADALLAATQDAKQVVIIGSSFIGMEAASSLVGAGRQVTVIAQERVPFERVLGPEIGAMFQKLHEEKGVTFEVGAEVTELLGEAGQVTGVRLKTGQTLPAEAVVLGVGVRPATDFLRDIFPLEKDGGLPADEYLRVAENVYAAGDIAHFPLAATGQPARIEHWRVAQQHGRTAAHNMLGRREKFAAAPFFWTQQYGKSLRYAGHAAKWDDILYHGQVAQQDFLALYVREGHLVAAAGMGRDADMLYITELLERGQLPPPAAVHEGMSWAALCTGLPAHD, encoded by the coding sequence ATGCCCGTCGAAACCAACCTTGCCGCCACCGCCGACCTGCCCGAAGGTGCGCTTAAAACCTTCCCTACCCCCCCCGATGGCTCCCAAGTGCTGCTGACCCGGCAGCAGGGCCAAGTGTACGCCTTTGCGCCTAACTGCCCGCACTACGGCGCGCCATTGGAAAAAGGTAAAGTCGTGAGCGGTAAGCTTATCTGTCCCTGGCACCACGCCTGCTTCCGGCTCAATAGCGGCCACCTCTGCGAGCCGCCGGCCCTCGACGACCTGCCCGCCTACCCCGTGCGCGAGGCCGAAGGGCGCATTCTGGTGCAGGTGCCCCCGAGTCCGCTGGCCAGCACCGACAAGCCCGACGCTACCTCCACCGCCGAGCTGGGCGGTACCCCACCACCCACCGCCCAGGTGCCCACGGATACCCGCACCTTCGTGATTGTGGGCGGGGGCGCGGCCGGCGAGTACGCTGCCCAAACATTGCGCCGCGAGGGCTTTGCGGGCCGGATAGTGGTGGTGTCGGCCGATGCGGAAGCGCCCTACGACCGCACCAAGCTTAGCAAAGCTTACCTGGCCGGCAAAGCCAAGCCGGCCGGGCTGCCGCTGCGCGAAAAGGCTTTTTACGTCGCCCAGAAAATCGAGCTACTGACTGGCACTCGCGCCACGGGCCTTGATGTGAAAAAACAGGAAATCAGCCTGGAAGGCCAGCCGGCCCTGCGCTACGACCAGCTGCTGCTAGCGCTGGGCGGCACGCCCAACTTGCTGCCCAAGCTGCCGGGCCACGACCTGAAGGGTGTGCTACCCCTACGCACCCAGGCCGATGCCGACGCGCTGCTGGCTGCCACGCAAGATGCTAAGCAAGTGGTAATTATTGGTTCGAGCTTCATTGGGATGGAGGCCGCTAGTAGCTTGGTGGGTGCGGGCCGGCAAGTGACGGTTATCGCCCAGGAGCGAGTACCCTTTGAGCGGGTGCTGGGCCCGGAAATCGGGGCCATGTTCCAAAAACTGCACGAGGAAAAGGGCGTAACATTCGAAGTGGGAGCCGAAGTGACGGAACTGCTGGGCGAGGCTGGCCAGGTAACCGGCGTGCGCCTGAAAACGGGCCAAACGCTGCCCGCCGAAGCCGTGGTGCTGGGCGTGGGCGTGCGCCCGGCCACTGATTTTCTGAGGGACATCTTCCCCCTCGAAAAAGACGGTGGCTTGCCCGCAGATGAGTACCTGCGCGTGGCCGAGAATGTGTACGCGGCCGGCGACATTGCCCATTTTCCGCTGGCGGCCACGGGGCAGCCGGCGCGTATCGAGCACTGGCGCGTGGCGCAGCAGCACGGCCGCACGGCCGCCCATAATATGCTGGGTAGGCGGGAAAAATTCGCGGCCGCGCCCTTCTTCTGGACGCAGCAATACGGCAAGAGCCTGCGCTACGCGGGCCACGCCGCAAAGTGGGACGATATCCTTTACCACGGCCAAGTGGCCCAGCAAGATTTTCTGGCGCTCTATGTGCGGGAGGGCCACCTCGTAGCCGCTGCCGGCATGGGCCGCGACGCCGACATGCTCTACATTACCGAGCTACTGGAGCGCGGCCAGCTGCCGCCCCCGGCCGCCGTGCACGAAGGGATGAGCTGGGCCGCGCTGTGCACCGGGCTCCCTGCCCACGACTAA
- the uvrA gene encoding excinuclease ABC subunit UvrA: MAKKTATVPVAPAPKKPKAAPKKAAHPTAHAAEILTAAPVGEFVEVVERHAPDLHHDLPVGRQPTPAGLAVAQAHQTPDSLPPLATGTRPQVPDTPFIEVYGAREHNLKNVSVRIPRGKLVVFTGISGSGKSSLAFDTIYAEGQRRYMETFSAYARSFMGGLERPNVDKIEGLSPVISIEQKTTSRNPRSTVGTITEIYDFLRLLYARTAEAFSYATGKKMIRQSDDQIINYILRHYDSKKLVVLAPVVKGRKGHYREDFQKIAKLGFAKVRVDGEILDITPKMQVDRYKIHDIEIVIDRLVVKEEDRFRLSGSVQNALTHGKGTMLVLEPDAKKAAPQFFSRFLMDPETGIAYDDPAPNTFSFNSPYGACPHCAGLGEVQQITEETVIPDPKLSISRGGIAPLGEYRDIWIFQQLQLILKKNKAGLNTSIDKLDPELLRRLLHGITQDEADDAKAAYTEPFEGIIPFLRRQMESDSDNIREWIQQYTQAQTCPECEGYRLKKESLHFRLADRHIGELSVLDINDLAAWFVGLEDRLSERQNLIARELLKEIRKRIGFLLEVGLDYLSLHRSVRTLSGGESQRIRLATQIGTQLVGVLYIMDEPSIGLHQRDNERLIKALQHLRDIGNSVIVVEHDKDMIMHADHVLDIGPGAGIHGGHIVAEGTPEAIFNSGSLTSDYLSGKRHVEIRKKKRVGEGKELVLKGAKGHNLKNVTAKFPLGKLIAVTGVSGSGKSSLIHDTLYPILNQHFFNAHREPLAYGSLEGLELIDKVIEVDQSPIGRTPRSNPATYTGVFTEIRQLFAEMAESKIRGYGPGRFSFNVRGGRCETCEGAGIRTIEMNFLPDVHVPCETCKGRRYNRETLEVRFKGKSITDILDMTVEKAVEFFEFQPRILRKIKTLADVGLGYLTLGQQATTLSGGEAQRVKLATELSKKDTGKTFYILDEPTTGLHFEDIRHLADVLHKLADKGNTVLIIEHNLDLIKVADYVIDIGPEGGAGGGAIVAQGTPEQVAKASKGHTGRFLAAELRTSQYV, encoded by the coding sequence ATGGCTAAAAAAACGGCTACCGTCCCCGTTGCTCCCGCTCCTAAAAAACCGAAGGCTGCTCCCAAAAAAGCCGCTCACCCCACTGCCCACGCGGCCGAAATCCTGACCGCCGCCCCTGTCGGCGAGTTCGTGGAAGTAGTTGAGCGGCATGCCCCTGACCTGCATCACGACCTGCCCGTGGGCCGCCAGCCCACCCCGGCTGGCCTGGCTGTAGCTCAGGCGCACCAAACGCCCGATTCCCTACCCCCCCTGGCCACAGGGACCAGGCCCCAGGTACCCGACACGCCTTTCATCGAGGTGTATGGAGCCCGCGAGCACAACCTAAAGAACGTGAGCGTGCGGATTCCCAGGGGTAAACTGGTGGTGTTTACGGGCATCTCGGGCTCGGGCAAAAGCAGCCTGGCCTTCGATACCATTTACGCCGAGGGGCAGCGGCGCTACATGGAAACGTTTTCGGCCTATGCCCGCTCGTTTATGGGCGGGCTGGAGCGGCCCAACGTGGATAAAATCGAGGGCTTGTCGCCCGTAATCTCTATCGAGCAGAAGACGACCTCGCGCAACCCACGCTCCACGGTAGGCACTATTACTGAGATATACGACTTCCTGCGTTTACTCTACGCCCGCACGGCCGAAGCTTTCAGCTACGCCACCGGCAAGAAGATGATTCGGCAGAGCGACGACCAGATTATCAACTACATCCTGCGGCACTACGACAGCAAAAAGCTAGTGGTACTCGCGCCCGTGGTGAAGGGTAGGAAGGGCCACTACCGCGAAGATTTTCAGAAGATTGCGAAGCTCGGCTTCGCCAAAGTGCGGGTGGATGGCGAAATCCTGGACATCACGCCCAAGATGCAGGTGGACCGCTACAAAATCCACGACATCGAGATTGTCATTGACCGGCTCGTGGTAAAGGAGGAGGACCGGTTTCGCCTCTCGGGCTCGGTACAAAATGCGCTGACCCACGGCAAGGGTACCATGCTGGTGCTCGAACCCGACGCCAAAAAGGCCGCGCCGCAATTTTTCTCGCGCTTTTTGATGGACCCCGAAACCGGTATCGCCTACGACGACCCGGCCCCGAACACGTTCAGCTTCAACTCGCCCTACGGTGCGTGCCCGCACTGCGCCGGCCTAGGCGAAGTGCAGCAGATAACCGAGGAAACGGTTATTCCCGACCCTAAGCTGAGCATCAGCCGCGGCGGTATCGCGCCGCTGGGAGAATACCGAGACATCTGGATTTTCCAGCAGCTCCAGCTTATTCTCAAAAAGAATAAGGCCGGCCTGAACACGAGCATCGACAAGCTGGACCCAGAACTGCTGCGCCGCCTGTTGCATGGCATCACGCAGGACGAGGCCGACGACGCAAAAGCTGCTTACACTGAGCCGTTTGAGGGTATTATTCCATTCCTGCGCCGCCAGATGGAATCGGACTCCGATAACATCCGGGAGTGGATTCAGCAATACACCCAGGCCCAGACCTGCCCCGAGTGCGAGGGCTACCGCTTGAAGAAAGAGAGCCTGCACTTCAGGCTGGCCGACCGGCACATCGGCGAGCTGTCGGTGCTGGATATCAACGACTTGGCGGCTTGGTTCGTAGGCCTGGAAGACCGCCTGAGCGAGCGCCAGAACCTCATTGCCCGCGAGCTACTGAAGGAAATTCGCAAGCGTATCGGGTTTTTACTCGAAGTGGGTCTCGACTACCTCAGCCTGCACCGCTCGGTGCGCACGCTGAGCGGCGGCGAAAGCCAGCGCATCCGCCTCGCCACCCAGATTGGTACCCAGCTCGTGGGCGTGCTCTACATCATGGACGAGCCCAGCATTGGGCTGCACCAGCGCGACAACGAGCGCTTAATCAAGGCCTTGCAGCACCTGCGCGACATCGGCAACTCGGTGATTGTGGTGGAGCACGACAAGGACATGATTATGCACGCCGACCACGTGCTCGACATCGGGCCCGGCGCGGGCATCCACGGCGGCCACATCGTGGCCGAAGGCACGCCCGAAGCCATATTCAATTCCGGCTCGCTCACTTCGGACTACCTCAGCGGCAAGCGCCATGTGGAGATACGTAAAAAGAAGCGGGTAGGGGAGGGTAAAGAGTTGGTTCTGAAGGGCGCGAAGGGCCACAATCTCAAAAACGTAACGGCCAAGTTCCCCCTGGGTAAGCTCATCGCCGTGACGGGGGTAAGCGGCTCGGGCAAGTCGTCGCTGATTCACGACACACTGTATCCGATTCTGAATCAGCACTTTTTCAACGCCCACCGCGAGCCGCTGGCCTACGGCAGCCTCGAAGGCCTGGAGCTGATTGACAAGGTGATAGAGGTGGACCAGTCGCCGATTGGCCGCACGCCGCGCTCCAACCCGGCCACGTACACGGGCGTGTTCACCGAGATTCGCCAGCTTTTTGCCGAGATGGCGGAGTCCAAAATCCGGGGTTACGGGCCCGGCCGTTTCTCGTTCAACGTGCGGGGCGGGCGCTGCGAAACCTGCGAGGGCGCGGGCATCCGCACCATCGAAATGAACTTCCTGCCCGACGTGCATGTGCCCTGCGAAACCTGCAAGGGCCGCCGCTACAACCGCGAGACGCTGGAAGTGCGCTTCAAGGGCAAAAGCATCACCGATATTCTGGATATGACGGTGGAGAAGGCCGTGGAGTTCTTCGAGTTTCAGCCGCGCATCCTGCGTAAAATCAAGACCTTAGCCGACGTGGGCCTGGGCTACCTCACGCTGGGCCAGCAGGCTACCACGCTCTCGGGCGGCGAGGCCCAGCGCGTAAAGCTGGCCACGGAATTGAGCAAAAAGGACACCGGCAAGACCTTCTACATCCTCGACGAGCCCACCACCGGCCTGCATTTCGAGGACATCCGCCACTTGGCCGACGTGCTCCACAAGCTCGCCGACAAGGGTAATACCGTGCTCATCATTGAGCACAACCTAGACCTGATAAAAGTGGCCGATTACGTCATCGACATCGGTCCCGAGGGCGGCGCGGGCGGTGGTGCCATCGTGGCCCAGGGTACCCCCGAACAGGTAGCTAAAGCCAGCAAGGGCCACACCGGCCGGTTTTTGGCGGCGGAGCTGAGGACGAGCCAGTATGTGTAG
- a CDS encoding OsmC family protein: protein MSTPHTTATARYEGHLRTEATHTASGTVIQTDAPVDNHGRGEAFSPTDLVGTALGTCILTTMAIVAERHQLAMVGASFKMEKMMTPEPPRRIAQLTVELHLPAALSAPDRALLERTAHTCPVALSLNPEIRQEVRFVYE, encoded by the coding sequence ATGAGCACGCCCCACACCACCGCCACCGCCCGCTACGAGGGCCACCTGCGCACCGAAGCTACGCACACGGCTTCGGGCACTGTCATTCAAACCGATGCGCCAGTTGATAACCACGGGCGCGGCGAGGCATTTTCGCCAACCGACCTCGTGGGTACCGCCCTCGGCACCTGCATTCTGACTACGATGGCCATCGTGGCCGAGCGCCACCAGCTAGCTATGGTGGGCGCGTCGTTTAAGATGGAAAAAATGATGACCCCAGAGCCGCCACGCCGCATCGCGCAGCTCACCGTAGAGTTGCACCTGCCCGCCGCCCTCAGCGCGCCCGACCGCGCCCTACTGGAACGCACCGCGCACACCTGCCCCGTGGCCTTGAGCCTGAACCCAGAAATCCGGCAAGAGGTTCGGTTCGTGTACGAGTAG
- a CDS encoding NAD(P)-dependent oxidoreductase: MKRILLYGATGRTGELIVAYALQQGYAVTALVRNPDKLTQKSDQLTVIQGLPTSLADVRLAMRGCDAIISALSALSDSEAVSFKKIAPRHTLETTMRHTITAMEELGIKRIVTLSSIGVGDSWPYAPWYMRLAIKLTNFKLTFADHNAQETLLRQSGLDWTIARPVALNNHKTTGQLVMEYDKTPSPFASSRQRLAQFMVDCLAGSKFLRKAPLLAEKNSRPSL; the protein is encoded by the coding sequence ATGAAACGCATTCTGCTTTATGGGGCTACGGGCCGCACGGGCGAGCTGATTGTCGCCTACGCCTTGCAGCAGGGCTATGCCGTGACGGCCCTGGTTCGCAACCCGGATAAGCTGACTCAAAAATCTGACCAGCTGACCGTTATCCAAGGCCTGCCCACGAGCCTGGCCGATGTGCGCCTGGCAATGCGGGGCTGCGATGCGATTATCAGCGCGCTCAGCGCTCTGAGCGATTCCGAGGCTGTCTCGTTTAAGAAAATCGCGCCGCGCCACACCCTGGAAACGACGATGCGCCACACCATCACGGCGATGGAGGAACTGGGCATCAAGCGCATCGTTACGCTGTCTTCCATCGGGGTCGGTGACTCGTGGCCGTATGCGCCGTGGTATATGCGCCTGGCAATCAAGCTGACCAACTTTAAGCTGACCTTTGCCGACCACAACGCCCAGGAAACCCTCCTCCGGCAGTCCGGCCTGGACTGGACCATTGCCCGCCCCGTGGCCCTCAACAATCACAAAACCACGGGTCAGCTGGTCATGGAATATGATAAAACGCCTTCGCCCTTCGCCAGTAGTCGCCAGCGGCTCGCCCAATTCATGGTGGATTGCCTAGCGGGTAGTAAATTTCTGCGCAAAGCCCCGCTGCTGGCCGAGAAAAATAGCCGGCCCAGCCTTTGA
- a CDS encoding DUF4136 domain-containing protein, producing the protein MNRITQYLVRPAALAVTGLALTFGLASCATTANVGTTSDFDHAVNFRAYKTWAWYPKQANDTEGGPARGYESFTDQRIRDAVSKDLATKGLMPASGEPDVYVAYSVRVENKQQSGYGGGYGYPYGGYGGYGYGGFGGYPYGGGGYNYKAGTVVIDIVDARRKELAWRGTGQAQLNNNSISEEETYRIVNSVLSNYPPTDNQNQRRQAIR; encoded by the coding sequence ATGAACCGCATCACTCAATATCTGGTCCGGCCGGCCGCGCTGGCGGTCACGGGTCTAGCCCTAACCTTCGGGCTGGCTTCCTGCGCTACAACGGCCAACGTCGGCACTACCAGTGATTTCGACCACGCTGTTAACTTTCGCGCCTATAAAACCTGGGCTTGGTACCCGAAGCAAGCTAATGATACCGAAGGCGGCCCGGCCCGCGGCTACGAGTCGTTCACAGACCAGCGCATTCGCGATGCCGTAAGCAAAGACTTGGCTACTAAGGGCCTAATGCCCGCTAGTGGGGAGCCCGACGTGTACGTAGCGTACAGCGTGCGCGTCGAGAATAAACAGCAGTCCGGCTACGGCGGCGGCTACGGCTATCCTTATGGCGGCTACGGTGGCTACGGCTACGGTGGGTTTGGCGGCTACCCCTACGGCGGCGGCGGCTACAACTATAAGGCTGGCACGGTCGTTATCGACATCGTGGATGCCCGCCGCAAAGAGTTGGCGTGGCGCGGTACCGGCCAGGCCCAGTTGAACAACAATAGCATCTCTGAGGAGGAAACATACCGCATCGTGAACAGCGTGCTGAGCAATTATCCGCCCACCGACAACCAGAACCAGCGCCGCCAAGCCATCCGGTAA
- a CDS encoding DUF805 domain-containing protein — protein sequence MLTCFYRVITQSIKRLHDLDLRGWWLLVFVPIASLVLGAGMQFVAGTAGANRFGANSRG from the coding sequence ATGCTGACGTGCTTTTATCGGGTTATTACGCAGTCAATTAAGCGCTTGCACGACCTGGATTTGCGCGGTTGGTGGCTGCTGGTTTTCGTGCCGATAGCCAGCTTGGTGCTAGGGGCCGGAATGCAGTTCGTGGCGGGTACGGCCGGGGCCAACCGCTTTGGGGCTAATTCGAGGGGGTAG
- the lipA gene encoding lipoyl synthase — MDTLLLTLPIIQAAPLAAPTPARPRKPDWLRVKLPIGPDYAAVRKLVDEHKLHTICESGNCPNMGECWGAGTATFMILGNVCTRSCSFCAVATGRPTELDLDEPRRVAEAIALMKVKHAVITSVNRDELKDRGAAVWRDTVVLTKQLSPETTIETLIPDVKANWEALETMISGGQEVISHNMETVGSLYRLVRPQAKYDRSLEQIRRTKLAGHRTKSGIMLGLGEQPDEVHQAMDDLVANGLDILTLGQYLQPTKRHLEVAEFVHPDVFANYKEEGLRRGLKYVESGPLVRSSYHAERHVNVPI, encoded by the coding sequence ATGGATACTCTGCTGCTGACGCTTCCCATTATTCAGGCTGCGCCGCTGGCGGCCCCTACCCCCGCCCGCCCGCGCAAGCCCGACTGGCTGCGCGTGAAACTGCCCATTGGCCCCGACTACGCGGCCGTGCGCAAGCTCGTAGATGAGCACAAGCTGCACACTATCTGCGAAAGTGGCAACTGCCCCAACATGGGCGAGTGCTGGGGCGCGGGCACGGCCACGTTCATGATTCTGGGCAATGTCTGCACGCGCTCGTGCTCGTTTTGCGCCGTGGCTACCGGCCGGCCTACCGAGCTGGACCTCGACGAGCCGCGCCGGGTAGCCGAGGCTATTGCCTTGATGAAAGTGAAGCACGCCGTCATCACCTCCGTCAACCGCGATGAGTTGAAGGACCGCGGGGCCGCCGTGTGGCGCGATACGGTGGTGCTCACCAAGCAGCTCTCGCCCGAAACGACCATCGAAACGTTGATACCCGACGTGAAAGCCAACTGGGAAGCCCTCGAAACCATGATTTCGGGCGGCCAGGAGGTGATTTCGCACAACATGGAAACCGTGGGCAGCCTCTACCGGCTGGTGCGCCCGCAGGCCAAGTACGACCGCAGCCTGGAGCAAATCCGGCGCACCAAGCTGGCCGGGCACCGCACCAAGTCGGGCATTATGCTGGGCCTGGGCGAGCAGCCCGATGAGGTGCACCAGGCAATGGACGACCTCGTGGCCAACGGCCTCGACATCCTCACGCTGGGCCAATACCTGCAGCCCACCAAGCGCCACTTGGAAGTAGCCGAGTTTGTGCACCCCGATGTGTTCGCTAACTACAAAGAGGAGGGCTTGCGGCGCGGCCTCAAGTACGTGGAAAGCGGCCCGCTGGTGCGCAGCAGCTACCACGCCGAGCGCCACGTGAACGTGCCAATTTAA
- a CDS encoding ferredoxin reductase, which produces MSRITWQQATVTGIKAETSHVKTFTLRLPQFTPHLAGQHYDLRLTAEDGYQAERSYSIASPPEQTGEIELTVEIITDGEVSGYLNEGVGIGDQLEVRGPIGGYFVWAGAANAPPLLLVGGGSGVVPLMAMLRHRRGVGLRTPAALLFSVRTAEDVIYRAELEALARADSTFTLLLDYTRQAPPGWAGYQRRLDAPMLAEVVAHFGPAQPQVFACGPTGFVEAAANGLLAAGLPPELILTERFGPTTG; this is translated from the coding sequence ATGAGCCGCATTACCTGGCAGCAGGCCACCGTCACCGGCATTAAGGCCGAGACCTCGCACGTCAAGACTTTTACCCTGCGCCTGCCGCAGTTTACGCCGCACCTGGCCGGCCAGCACTACGACCTGCGCCTCACCGCCGAGGATGGCTACCAGGCCGAGCGCAGCTACTCCATAGCCTCGCCCCCCGAACAAACCGGCGAGATAGAGCTAACCGTCGAAATTATCACCGACGGCGAAGTATCCGGCTATCTCAACGAAGGCGTGGGGATAGGCGACCAGCTGGAAGTGCGCGGCCCCATCGGCGGTTACTTTGTGTGGGCCGGCGCGGCCAATGCGCCACCACTATTGCTGGTGGGCGGCGGCTCGGGCGTAGTGCCGCTCATGGCCATGCTGCGCCACCGACGGGGGGTAGGGCTGCGCACGCCGGCCGCGCTGCTATTCAGCGTCCGCACGGCCGAGGACGTTATCTATCGTGCTGAATTAGAAGCGTTGGCGCGGGCCGACTCCACTTTTACGCTGCTGCTCGACTATACCCGCCAGGCCCCGCCCGGCTGGGCCGGCTACCAGCGCCGCCTCGACGCGCCCATGCTGGCCGAGGTAGTGGCGCACTTTGGCCCGGCCCAGCCGCAGGTATTCGCGTGCGGCCCCACGGGCTTCGTGGAAGCGGCGGCCAACGGCTTACTGGCAGCTGGCCTACCCCCCGAATTAATTCTGACCGAGCGGTTTGGGCCAACGACCGGGTGA